Proteins from one Dermacentor variabilis isolate Ectoservices chromosome 1, ASM5094787v1, whole genome shotgun sequence genomic window:
- the LOC142591228 gene encoding protein GVQW3-like has translation MIKEAYGDAAMGSSGVFEWHKLFREGREGVEHDDRSTHPSTSKTNENVLRVKNLLNSDRRMSIRMIADDLSIPHTQVFEIVTENLAMRKVCEKFVPRMLSEEQKANRKKNCQDLHHVNEDPDFLDNVVTGDETGVFDYDPESKCQS, from the coding sequence ATGATTAAGGAGGCCTACGGTGATGCTGCCATGGGTAGCTCAGGAGTTTTCGAGTGGCACAAGCTGTTCCGAGAAGGTAGGGAAGGAGTGGAACATGACGACCGCTCCACACACCCTTCGACCAGCAAGACCAACGAAAATGTGTTGCGAGTGAAAAATTTACTGAACAGTGATCGTAGGATGAGTATCAGAATGATTGCTGATGACTTGAGCATTCCTCATACCCAAGTTTTTGAGATCGTGACAGAAAACTTAGCCATGAGGAAAGTGTGCGAGAAGTTCGTGCCGCGAATGTTGTCAGAGGAGCAAAAGGCCAACCGGAAAAAGAACTGCCAGGATCTTCATCATGTGAATGAGGACCCAGACTTTTTGGACAATGTAGTGACCGGTGATGAGACGGGGGTGTTTGATTACGACCCGGAGAGCAAGTGTCAGAGCTAA